One genomic window of Solanum stenotomum isolate F172 chromosome 9, ASM1918654v1, whole genome shotgun sequence includes the following:
- the LOC125877017 gene encoding protein NOI4: MAEKGQPLPKFGEWDVNDPSSAEGFTVIFNKARNEKKTGGKVDSPPKGDSAYKNKAMLGKPQSKKWFCCMQSTAAES, from the exons ATGGCG GAAAAGGGCCAGCCGCTTCCTAAGTTCGGCGAGTGGGATGTCAATGACCCATCGTCAGCTGAAGGATTCACAGTGATCTTTAATAAAGCTCGAAATGAGAAGAAGACAGGTGGCAAGGTAGACTCACCACCAAAGGGTGACTCTGCatacaaaaataaagcaatgcTTGGAAAACCTCAATCA AAAAAATGGTTCTGCTGTATGCAGTCTACTGCTGCTGAATCATGA
- the LOC125877013 gene encoding acetyl-CoA acetyltransferase, cytosolic 1-like: MAPAAADTIKPRDVCIVGVARTPMGSFLGSLSSLPATKLGSIAIEGALKKANVDPSLVEEVFFGNVLSANLGQAPARQAALGAGLPNTVVCTTVNKVCASGLKATMLAAQSIQLGINEVVVAGGMESMSNVPKYIAEARKGSRLGHDSLVDGMLKDGLTDVYKDCGMGVCAETCAANHKITREEQDDYAVQSFERGIAAQEAGAFAWEIVPVEVPGGRGKPSIIVDKDDGLGKFDGAKLRKLRPSFKDKDGTVTAGNASSISDGAAALVLVSGEKAIKLGLNVIGKISGYADAAQEPELFTTAPALAIPKAIKSASLEASQIDYYEINEAFAVVSLANQKLLGLNPEKVNVHGGAVSLGHPLGCSGARILVTLLGVLRQKNGKYGAAGVCNGGGGASALVLELV; encoded by the exons ATGGCTCCAGCAGCAGCAGATACCATCAAGCCTAGAG ATGTTTGCATTGTTGGTGTTGCCCGTACTCCAATGGGGAGCTTCCTTGGTTCTCTTTCCTCGTTGCCAGCTACAAAACTTGGATCAATAGCCATTGAGG GTGCTCTTAAGAAAGCAAATGTTGATCCATCACTAGTAGAAGAAGTCTTCTTTGGAAATGTCCTCAGTGCAAACCTGGGACAGGCTCCGGCTAGGCAAGCCGCATTGGGTGCAGGACTACCCAATACGGTGGTTTGCACGACTGTGAACAAAGTTTGTGCATCTGGCTTGAAAG CAACTATGCTTGCAGCTCAAAGTATCCAGTTGGGCATCAATGAGGTGGTTGTGGCTGGTGGAATGGAAAGCATGTCCAATGTTCCCAAATATATTGCAGAAGCAAG GAAGGGATCTCGTCTTGGACATGATAGTCTAGTTGATGGAATGCTTAAAGATGGTTTGACTGATGTTTATAAGGATTGTGGTATGGGAGTTTGTGCAGAAACATGTGCTGCAAATCATAAAATTACAAGAGAGGAGCAG GATGATTATGCAGTTCAGAGTTTTGAACGTGGAATTGCTGCTCAGGAAGCTGGTGCTTTCGCATGGGAGATTGTACCG GTTGAGGTGCCTGGAGGAAGAGGAAAGCCATCCATTATTGTTGATAAGGATGACGGTCTAGGAAAG TTTGATGGTGCAAAATTGAGAAAACTCCGACCAAGTTTTAAGGATAAAGATGGTACTGTTACTGCTGGTAACGCTTCTAGCATAAG TGATGGTGCTGCTGCATTGGTCTTAGTAAGCGGAGAGAAGGCTATAAAACTAGGATTAAATGTTATTGGAAAGATCTCAGGTTACGCGGATGCTGCTCAG GAACCTGAATTATTCACAACTGCACCTGCTCTAGCAATTCCCAAAGCTATCAAAAGTGCTAGCTTAGAGGCTTCTCAAATTGATTACTATGAAATAAATGAAGCCTTTGCT GTGGTATCTCTTGCAAATCAAAAGCTGCTTGGTCTTAATCCA GAAAAAGTTAATGTACACGGTGGGGCTGTATCTTTGGGGCATCCTCTTGGATGCAGTGGAGCTCGTATATTGGTTACACTTCTCGGG GTGTTGAGACAGAAAAATGGCAAATATGGAGCTGCTGGTGTTTGCAATGGAGGAGGAGGTGCCTCAGCCCTTGTCCTAGAGCTTGTGTAA
- the LOC125877008 gene encoding zinc finger BED domain-containing protein RICESLEEPER 1-like translates to MTNGKRKTLHDFFPGSDVSRKGKSHECGPRNANLRDESSTNIGEEQVIFEETAYRGLAKFFCQSGTPPKSVEDRYFKQLISYLNPKFRPSSAILSRYCLKLYDEEKAKVKEILRSLNGRVSLSVERLKYNKFNDFGYCSTSDFGGSFSDFICLRVHFIDEDWKLRSWVVSFRSLDAYGDYVGETIQCLSDFGIEDKICAVTVHSYLDFDEIVDVIKSTLLEKKRLQLDGQFFRVSCNADIFSSMVKKAFGMIEDIISDIRLIVFWGKSLPVWNVTFHKLQEALELEAKGEYLKKDDYKDFDIPSPQEWEKVKGVCKLVGHVYTAAEVLFMERRPSAGLYFHNLNKLRFNLMKDSVSSDEFARNLANIMLKKFGKYWTHMYLVLALTTIMDPRYKVKYLEFCFLKYERNDLLPLSSILEAIQRLFDDYVVHRSSMEYPMSDSDSDTGEDLISDEFGTSEDLLEPMEVVNDPSFGFDCSDEFSKFIQTTSQPPKSELDCYLEEPIVPWTKNFDVLSWWKAASPRYPVLSKLARDLLSIQLSLVTGYDSYYTDLREPDRDMTSVEPDLVNALMSTKSWFDKQRRNAMKAEVQNN, encoded by the exons atgACTAACGGAAAGCGGAAAACACTCCATGACTTCTTTCCTGGATCTG ATGTATCAAGGAAGGGGAAAAGTCATGAATGTGGACCAAGAAATGCAAATCTTAGGGATGAGAGCAGTACTAATATTGGGGAGGAGCAGGTTATCTTTGAAGAAACAGCTTATCGTGGTTTGGCAAAGTTTTTCTGTCAATCCGGTACACCTCCAAAGTCGGTAGAAGATAGGTACTTCAAACAATTAATAAGTTATCTTAATCCTAAATTTCGTCCTTCATCTGCCATTCTCTCACGGTATTGCTTGAAATTGTATGATGAAGAGAAAGCAAAAGTTAAAGAAATTTTGAGAAGCTTGAATGGACGAGTTAGCCTCTCAGTTGAGAGGCTAAAATATAACAAATTCAATGACTTTGGCTACTGCTCTACCTCAGATTTTGGAGGATCTTTTTCTGATTTCATTTGCTTAAGAGTTCATTTCATTGACGAAGACTGGAAGCTAAgaagttgggttgttagtttTAGGTCTCTTGATGCGTATGGAGATTATGTTGGTGAGACGATTCAGTGTCTTTCAGATTTTGGTATTGAAGATAAAATATGTGCTGTCACTGTGCATAGTTATCTGGACTTTGATGAGATTGTTGATGTCATTAAAAgtacacttcttgaaaagaaaagacTCCAGCTAGATGGACAATTTTTTCGTGTATCTTGTAATGCAGACATTTTTAGTTCAATGGTGAAAAAAGCATTTGGGATGATAGAGGATATAATCAGTGACATTCGTCTCATAGTATTTTGGGGCAAATCACTACCAGTGTGGAATGTGACATTTCATAAACTACAGGAAGCATTGGAATTAGAGGCCAAAGGAGAATACTTGAAAAAAGATGATTATAAGGATTTTGATATACCTTCTCCCCAAGAGTGGGAAAAAGTTAAGGGAGTATGTAAACTTGTAGGACATGTCTATACTGCAGCAGAAGTGTTATTTATGGAAAGACGACCCAGTGCAGGCCTTTACTTCCACAATCTTAATAAGCTTCGATTTAATCTGATGAAAGATTCTGTGAGTTCAGATGAATTTGCTAGAAATTTAGCCAATATTATGCTGAAAAAGTTTGGCAAGTATTGGACACATATGTATTTGGTGTTGGCTCTAACTACTATTATGGATCCACGCTACAAAGTGAAGTACTTAGAGTTCTGTTTCTTGAAGTATGAACGTAATGATCTTTTACCGCTATCATCTATTTTGGAGGCCATCCAAAGGCTTTTCGATGACTATGTGGTGCACAGGTCCTCAATGGAGTATCCTATGAGCGATTCAGATTCTGATACGGGTGAAGATCTCATTTCTGATGAATTTGGTACGAGTGAAGATCTCCTTGAGCCAATGGAAGTTGTTAATGATCCTAGTTTTGGATTTGACTGTTCAGATGAGTTTAGCAAATTCATCCAAACAACTAGTCAGCCACCAAAGTCAGAACTTGATTGCTATCTGGAAGAACCTATTGTGCCTTGGACCAAGAACTTTGATGTGCTGAGTTGGTGGAAAGCTGCAAGTCCCCGATATCCTGTCCTATCAAAGTTGGCTCGTGATCTTTTGTCAATACAATTGTCTCTTGTTACAGGCTATGATTCTTATTACACTGATTTGCGTGAACCTGATAGAGATATGACATCCGTGGAGCCAGATTTAGTGAACGCCTTGATGTCTACTAAAAGCTGGTTTGATAAACAGCGTCGCAATGCG ATGAAAGCTGAGGTGCAGAATAATTGA